The following are encoded in a window of Telmatobacter sp. DSM 110680 genomic DNA:
- the add gene encoding adenosine deaminase — translation MDDIQAFIRRLPKAELHLHLEGTITPATLAELSQRHDATPITLRQAEALYQFTDFTGFIEAFKAVTRQLAQPEDYELAAWRMMQHLAEQGVVHAEVFISVGVIYMWRNHDPACFEPIFAGLERARLRAERELGLSIYWIFDAVRHFTVPEAERVFEKAAAMRAEFPSIVAIGLGGDERRCGSEPFRAAFAQARNAGLRLTNHAGETTGPEAIWEALAIGSERLGHVLSATEDPNLLQELKTRSVGLELNPTSNVRTGVCPSFAAHPLRRYFDSGLLVTLNSDDPAFFGSDLANEYLLAHTQQGFSRDELRDLAANSIRASFLPPATQHSWLSKIAETQ, via the coding sequence ATGGATGATATTCAGGCGTTCATCCGCCGCCTCCCCAAGGCCGAACTCCACCTCCACCTCGAAGGTACGATCACTCCTGCCACGCTCGCCGAGCTCAGCCAGCGACACGACGCCACGCCCATCACCCTGCGTCAGGCTGAAGCTCTCTATCAATTCACTGACTTCACCGGCTTCATCGAAGCCTTCAAGGCCGTCACGCGCCAGCTCGCGCAGCCTGAAGACTACGAGCTTGCTGCCTGGCGCATGATGCAGCATCTCGCCGAGCAGGGCGTCGTCCACGCTGAAGTCTTCATCTCCGTCGGCGTTATCTACATGTGGCGCAATCATGATCCCGCCTGCTTCGAGCCCATCTTCGCAGGCCTCGAACGCGCGCGACTCCGCGCCGAAAGGGAACTGGGACTCTCCATTTACTGGATCTTCGACGCCGTCCGCCACTTCACCGTGCCCGAGGCCGAGCGCGTCTTTGAAAAAGCGGCGGCAATGCGCGCTGAATTTCCCTCCATCGTCGCCATCGGCCTCGGTGGCGATGAGCGTCGGTGCGGCTCAGAACCGTTTCGCGCAGCGTTTGCGCAGGCGCGCAACGCCGGTCTGCGTCTCACCAACCATGCCGGCGAAACCACCGGCCCCGAAGCCATCTGGGAAGCGCTCGCAATCGGATCAGAACGGCTGGGGCACGTTCTCTCGGCAACGGAAGATCCGAATCTCCTCCAAGAGCTGAAAACACGCAGCGTTGGACTGGAGTTAAATCCCACGTCCAATGTTCGTACCGGCGTCTGCCCCTCGTTCGCCGCTCATCCCCTGCGGCGCTATTTCGATTCCGGCCTTCTTGTCACTCTCAACTCCGACGACCCTGCCTTCTTCGGTTCCGATCTCGCCAACGAATATCTGCTCGCCCACACCCAGCAGGGATTTTCCCGTGATGAACTGCGAGATCTCGCAGCGAATTCCATCCGCGCCAGTTTTCTTCCACCTGCAACGCAGCATTCATGGCTCAGCAAGATAGCGGAAACACAATGA